The nucleotide window GACACGCAGTGACTCTGTGTGAGTCTCAATCGTCACAGCACTCTCACTATATCATCAAATGTTATTGGAGTTCACAACCACAGTCAACATTACATAACATCAATAACATAACCTTAACTCTGAAAGCTAGATGTAAAGGAACTTATTACATTCAGAATAACCCCAACTATAAAAGAGTTGATCACAACGGTTATTATATATTGGTGTTGATATGCTCAATTCAATCTCTCTGATAGGATCATTGAGTCTCTCCTGCCCAAGTTCCTCAAGGGTTCCGGAGGACCTGTGTCCAAGATGGCCACCCGTCTGAAAGTAGGTTAGTGACCCTCTATCCAACCATCATACTGTATAGAACACTCAACTTTGGACCTCTTATGGTAAGAGTTCAATACCACTGGTATAGAACATCAACATAACAAATGCAGATGCTTATATTACTATGGGATCTTAAAAATGTCATGGTCTCTGCTTCTCGTTTTATTCAAATCTTCCCTGTTCCATCTGTAACACCACAGAACACTCGGATCGGCCTGAGGACCTGCAGACTTTTGCTTTCTTCTGGCCCCTGTCCATCAAACTACAGCGCGCAGAAGACAATGGAAGTGCAGAGGGGGGTCAGTGGTGGATTGTGGAGCAATGCACTCCTGGACAGGGGCACGTCCAGAGCAGCTGCCACAAGCTTGAGATAGTGGTGTTCAACGACAAAGTCAGTCCCCCCAGCCTGGATGCTCTTGCAGGACAGGGGTAGGTTAAAAAACAAAACCCTCGCAATGCTGCCCCCAGAGCTATTTACATTTTGATAGGACTATCCTTTTAACTTGTTGATTTGTTCTCACTGCTAAATAAAGTCTCTTTCTGCCCTTTTCCATGGAATCCTATATGCTAATGTTGCTTGTCTGGCCTCGACCTTCAACCTGATTCTACCTTGCTATGGCAGAATCGTGGGCCTGTACATGTCTGTGGTGCTGGTCGTCGGGAAGTTTGTCAGGGAATTCTTCAACGGGATATCCCGCTCCATTATGTTTGAGGAGCTGCCGTGTGTGGATCGAGTGTTGAAGCTCTGCACGGACATCTTTGTTGTGCGAGAGACTGGCGAGATGGAgctggaggaaacactgtttgaGAAGCTCATCTTCCTGTATCGCTCACCGGAGACCATGATCAAGATTACCAGAGAGAAGAGCGACTAGAGAGCATGATGACATTTGTTATGAAGAGGACGATTTGGCTTTTGGTTCTTATCTGGGGTGTATTCATcacgccgattctgttgcaaaatgtttgcaACAGAAACCGTTCACTCAAAACAGAAAGTTTtgtgacaaattcaggtaggtccctccctgtttcgttTAAGAACCAAACAGCTTCCATTGCAAgatgtaatgaatacacccctggagtTGCACTTTTGATTGTAAAATGCATGCATTTTTCAGTGACTTATGATTTTACAACGTTAGACCATAGGCCAATCagaagtgttcctaatgttaaacaatttaatttaAGTTTAGTTGCAACATCATAGATACAAATGTCTTGTATAAAGCTGATAGAAATACATTATGTAGAACAGACCTGCTTCTCTCTCAACATTCTGTAACTTTACACACTGAACACGACCCTGTTTCGCTCCACTGAAAAGCTAATCTAAAAGTATTCATTCTCATTTCACACTGTAGTTCATGTACAGCATTTAattcaataaataaaatatttgaaCTACAAGACCAAGTTCAGAGCTTTTAGCCTACTTTTACATGTGTTCACCTTTTTATGAGCCACTCACAGTTAATGTTGCCAGGTAAGGCATGAGTTTATCAATCTAGCAGACAATTATTTTTAGATGGGAGTTTTATTTCATTTTCTTAATTACAAATTAAAGGGGAAAAATCCATTCTGTTAAGTCTTCCCGTCTCTCGACAAATCTAGATGTAACCCGTGCGTTGTCATCCATCACAAAGATATGTTGGCCGGGACAGTGACAGATCGTCTTGGCCACGAAGAACATCCATTACATGATGACGTACTCAGATCCTGCAAGATAAAGCGTGTCAAGTTAAACTGATCTTAGAAACTATGAACTAGTGATGGTAGCTAGCTATTTGTTGAGAACCGCAGATTATCAGAGTAATGACCATAGACAATCTGATATAGAGCTGATATTGTCCCACTATGGGCGTTAAGGTGTGTTGATAATCTGCAGTTCTGTAGTGTTCTATGTCTATGGTAATGACAAATACCTGACATGCTTACTTGGCAGCTGCAGTAagtacaaaaaaatgtatcagGTGTGATAGCAAGAGCAGATGAGGCAATATAGTGTGATGGTTAGTGGGTGGTAGATGAATTGAAGTCCAGCATCTCCAGCTCTTATCCCACATACTGTAGTGATTTCTGATTTGTGTTTTCAACACTTACATGCTACAGCCTTTGGTACGTAGACTTTGACGCTCGACTCGGCAACCTTCAGTGCCTCGACTTTGAACTGGGGTTTCAGTGCCGCACGGACTGCACTTGCGCAGATCGCAGAGAAGCGAATGTAGCTGCAGAGGACACAGATAATCACACTTTAGCCAACAGGCCGAGGCTAGCATCTGAATTATACTTAATTCATTGTCATGTGTTCTTAAACCACGACGATACATATAACAAAAAGAGTGGTACCACACTAATTAAGACAATTGATATAACTCACGGGAAACACGTTAGGAAGCTTGTCAAGTTCATTGAACGTGTTAGCATTCCGGCTAGCTGGATAGTCATATCCATCACACCAGAGCTCTCAAGCAAATATGCAATTTAGTAACTACATAATTTAAGTGCATCACCGTACAATCAGAATACAAGCAAAATGTAATattgtaaaaaaatgtaatattacCTAAGGCCAGCTTGTCTCCAGTATGCAACCATTTTTCCAGCGATGTTTCGTTCAAGGACAACTCGGAAATGTGCGTGATGACGTCATTAGCGTTGACCCGTATTCTTCCTTGGAATTTGGTTGGCGGATCGCATCCAAATTGTAAGTGCgtacaccgccacctactgtactggtgtGTGATGCCATTCACGGCCTACCTACattaaattattgtattttttatttaaactttatttaactaggcaagtcagttaaaaacaaacttcctacaaacttccgacttcaactgtatgtattaaaattatacacttcaacagtgtttaccactacTGCCCTATCAAtggtggcaagtagcctagtgttAGACATGTAACTGAAAGGTTACAAAATagaatccctgagttgacaaggtaaaaagctgtcgttcgacccctgaacaaggcagttaacccactgttcctaggctgttattgaaaataagaatttgttcttaactgacttgcctagttaaaaaaaaaaaaaagattacacattgtaactatgcaatagactagaaacatgatttaagtaaaggctgatttgtaattcatatatacagaataaaaaacagTACATCCTGCCAGCATATCCCACACGTGTACTGAATGATGTGTGGAAGAGAGTGAGGAACGAGATGGGTGTAACAATCCAGGCTATTTGCTCTGAGACAGGCATAATAATGTAACGAAGCGAGCAGttttctagcccgaagtccagcatgCTATTGACTGTGCCCAAATGTGACCCAATTATGGTTGGGGCCGATTGTGGCTAAAAACACTTCATCAACTGGAATCTTTAACATgtggaaagggaaagaggtatgaTTATTAGTTTTAGCaggatgggctattagctgaACTATAGACTATTCAGCCTTTACTAAAGAAATGTCTAATAGCTGAGCTAGGTGTGAACCACCCCTCCCCAAAttgagctaggtgtgaacccccccctccccaacttgcaacaaatcatTTGTATCTATCTTTCCACATCTACCTACACACTTATCTACCTACACACGGTTAATgttctgagagaaaaaaaatatatatatacagttgaagtcggaagtttacatacacttaggttgcagtcattaaaagtcgtttttcaaccactccacaaatttcttgttaacaaactatagttttggcaagtcggttacgacatctactttgtgcatgacacaagtcatttttccaacaattgtttacagacagattatttcactgtatcacaattccagtgggtcagaagtttacatacactaagttgactgtgccttgaaacagcttggaaaattccagcaaattatgtcatggctttagaagcttctgataggctaattgacataattttagtcaattggaggtgtacctgtggatatatttcaaggcctaccttcaaactcagtgcctctttgcttgacatcatgggaaaatcaaaagaaatcagccaagacctcagaaaaaaattgtagacctccacaagtcttgtttatccttgggaggaatttccaatcacctgaaggtaccacgttcatctgtacaaacaataatacgcaagtataaacaccatgggaccacgcagccgccataccgctcaggaaggagacgcgttctgtctcctagagatgaatgtactttggtgcgaaaagtgcaaatcaatcccagaacaacagcaaaggaccttgtgaagatgctggaggaaacaggtacaaaagtatctatatccacagtaaaacgagtcctatatcgacataaactgaaaggctgctcagcaaggaagaagccactactccaaaaccgccattaaaaagccagactacggtttgcaactgaacatggggagaaagatcataatttttggagaaatgtcctctggtttgatgaaacaaaaattgaactgtttggccataatgaccatagttatgtttggaggaaaaagtgggaggcttgcaagtcgaagaacaccatcccaaccgtgaagcaccggGGAGGTAgcatgatgttgtgggggtgcattgctgcaggagggactggtgcacttcacaaaatatatggcaaaatGAGGTaggaaatttatgtggatatattgaagcaacatctcaatacatcagtcaggaagttaaagcttggtcgcaaatgggtctttcaaatggacaatgaccccaagcatacttccaaagttttggaaaaatggcttaaggacaacaaggtcaaggtattggagtggtcatcacaaagccctgacctcaatcctatagaacatttctgggcagaactgaaagtgtgtgcgtgcaaggaggcctacaaacctgactcagttacaccagctctgttaggaggaataggccaaaatgcacccaacttattgtgggaagcttgtggaaggctacccgacacgtttaacccaagttaaacaatttaaaggtgatgctaccaaatactaattgagtgtatgtaaacttctgacccactgggaatgtgatgaaataaataaaagctgaaataaatcattctccctattattctgacatttcacattcttaaaataaagtggtgatcctaactgacctaagacacggaatttttacttggattgaatgtcaggaattgtgaaactcagtttaaatgtatttggctaaggtgtatgtaaacttccgacctcaactgtatatTTTGGTCATGGCTccctagtggcgcagcggtctaaggcactgcttctcagtgcaagaggctttACTACAGTCCCTAGTTCGAATTCAGGCTGCATCCTACCatgattgggagtgccatagggcggctcacaattggcccagcgtcatccgggtttggttggggtaggccttcattgtaaataagaatttgttcttacctgatttgcctagttaaataaaggttacatttaaaaaacaactgGTGGCAACCGCAGCGTAATCAGGAGGTGAACAGTGGCTGGTGCTGAAAATATAGCTAACTTGTTATGCGAGTGTTGCACACCAACAGATGGAGATGGAGCCTAGACCTATataaaataacttaactggctgaGGAAGGCTATGAGGCTTAACAGCTTAATAGAAGTAGGATTTAttttattaggcctacttacaaTTGCAACTGGTCAAATATTTAGCATCCTACATTAAAcaataataaaaagaaaaaagtCTGCACGTtcgaactaaaacaatgtaactaataattaaAAGCGCACAAttgtaaatcccaaactctaaaagtaattggaaaggtagatacaaatgatgtgtgacattgtggttacaataaagaatgtagcccatcatgcaaatgtttcctattagcaggacaatatactttttatagcccggctactgttgtgaaaacccctcaacttgcaatgtattcaatgcttttttattttattttatttcacctttatttaaccaggtaggcaagttgagaacaagttctcatttacaattgcgacctggccaagataaagcaaagcagttcgacacatacaacaacacagagttacacatggagtaaaacaaacatacagtcaataatacagtagaaaaataagtctatatacaatgtgagcaaatgaggtgagataagggaggtaaaggcaaaaaaaggccatggtggcgaagtaaatacaatataccaagtaaaacactggaatggtagatttgcagtggaagaatgtgcaaagtagaaatataaataatggggtgcaaaggagcaaaataaataaataaatacagtagtggaagaggtagttgtttgggctaaattatagatgggctatgtacaggtgcagtaatctgtgagctgctctgacagctggtgcttaaagctagtgagggagataagtgtttccagtttcagagatttttgtagttcgttccagtcattggcagcagagaactggaaggagaggcacccaaaggaggaattggttttgggggtgaccagagagatatacatgctggagcgagtgctacaggtgggtgctgctatggtgaccagcgagctgagataaggggggactttaccgagcagggtcttgtagatgacctggagccagtgggtttggcgacgagtatgaagcgagggccagccaacgagagcgtacaggtcgcagtggtgggtagtatatggggctttggtgacaaaacggatggcactgtgatagactgcatccaatttattgagtagggtattggaggctattttgtaaatgacattgccgaagtcgaggatcggtaggatggtcagttttacgagggtatgtttggcagcatgagtgaaggatgctttgttgcgaaataggaagccaattctagatttaacgttgggttggagatgtttgatgtgagtctggaaggagagtttacagtttaaccagacacctaggtatttgtagttgtccacatattctaagtcagaaccgtccagagtagtgatgctggacgggcggccaggtgcaggcagcgatcggttgaagagcatgcattttgttttacttgcatttaagagcagttggaggccacggaaggagagttgtatggcattgaagctcgtctggagggttgttaacacagtgtccaaagaagggccagaagtatacagaatggtgtcatctgcatagaggtggatcagagaatcaccagcagcatgagcgacatcattgatgtatacagagaagagagtcggcccaagaattgaaccctgtggcacccccttagagactgccagaggcccagacaacaggccctccgatttgacacactgaactctgtctgagaagtagttggtgaaccaggcgaggcaatcatttgagaaaccaaggctgttgagtctgccgatgaggatgtggtgattgacagagtcgaaagccttggccaggtcaatgaatacggctgcacagtattgtttcttatcgatggcggttaagatatcgtttaggaccttgagcgtggctgaggtgcacccatgaccagctctgaaaccagattgcatagcggagaatgtGCGgttggattcgaaatggtcggtaatctatttgttgacttggctttcgaagaccttagaaaggcagggtaggatagatattggtctgtagcagtttgggtcaagagtttccccccctttgaagagggggatgactgcagctgctttccaatctttgggaatctcagacgacacgagaggttgaacaggctagtaataggggttgcaacaatttcggcagatagttttagaaagaaagggtccagattgtctagcccggctgatttgtaggggtccagattttgcagctctttcagaacatcagctgactggatttgggagaaggagaaatggggaaggcttgggcgagttgctgtggggagtgcagggctgttgaccggggtaggggtagccaggtggaaagcatggccagccgtagaaaaatgcttattgaaattctcaattatagtggatttatcggtggtgacagagtttcctatcctcagtgcagtgtgcagctgggaggaggtggtcttattctccatggactttacagtgtcccagaacttttttgagtttgtgttgcaggaagcaaatttctgcttgaaaaagctagccttggcttttctaactgcctgtgtatattggtttctaacttcactgaaaagttgcatatcacgggggctgttcaatgctaatgcagaacaccataggatgtttttgtgttggttaagggcagtcaggtctggagagaaccatgggctatatctgttcctggttctacatttcttgaatggggcatgcttatttaagatggtgaggaaaaaaaaaaacaggcatcctctactgacgggatgaggtcaatatccttccaggatacctgggccaggtcgattagaaaggcctgctcgctgaagtgtttcagggagcgtttgacagtgatgagtggaggtcgtttgactgctgacccattacggatgcaggcaatgaggcagtgatcgctgagatcttggttgaaaacagcataggtgtatttagagggcaagttggttaggatgatatctatgagggtgcccgtgtttacggctttggggtggtacctggtaggttcattgataatttgtgtgagattgagggcatcaagcttaggttgtaggatggctgggttgttaagcatgtcccagtttaggtcacctagcagcacgagctctgaagatagatggggggcaatctgttcacatatggtgtccagagcacagctgggggcagagggtggtctatagcaggcggcaacggtgagagacttgtttttagagaggtggatttttaaaagtagaagttcaaattgtttgggtacagacctggatagtaggacagaactcagAACTCTCAGAATTCATTGACCAATGGGATCCCTATCTCCTCCTTTCTTTAATATCTCTTAACCAAATTTATTTTTTTCATAACTAACCCATTTTTCTAGCTCATTTTTCTATCTGTGTCTTAACATTCTCCAAAGATTTGTATAACTAGCCCACTGTTCTATATGTGCCTTCTCTCCGCAATCTTCTCTTGTAACCTAGCGTTGACTCGCTTCCTGGGGGCGGGTCTTTGTCTGTGCTTTGCGATTGACAGCCCGTTAAATTTGGTAGGCACAGCCTTTCACGTTATGTAAGGAGATATGTACGAAATAAATTCTTACTCAAAAATACTTGTCAGAAAAATTCCAGAGATTTTAATGCAGTTAACTCGGTCATGTTTTTCTCTGATTGGTTGATAATTTTTTTATAGAAGTGGGTGGAGGGGGACGGACCATAATTTTG belongs to Salvelinus alpinus chromosome 28, SLU_Salpinus.1, whole genome shotgun sequence and includes:
- the atp5f1e gene encoding ATP synthase subunit epsilon, mitochondrial isoform X1, whose amino-acid sequence is MVAYWRQAGLSYIRFSAICASAVRAALKPQFKVEALKVAESSVKVYVPKAVASAK
- the atp5f1e gene encoding ATP synthase subunit epsilon, mitochondrial isoform X2 produces the protein MVAYWRQAGLSYIRFSAICASAVRAALKPQFKVEALKVAESSVKVYVPKAVA